In the Candidatus Finniella inopinata genome, GAAACAATAATCTGCTGATCGGTTATCGTTATGTTTCGTCTAATATCCCGTCTGAAAACAACCTGCCGTTCAAAGCCCAGAATAGGAAGGATGATTCCCTCCTGAAGGGGGGGAGGGGTGAACACTGATTGCGGAAGAAAAAACCTAAACAACCCAGACAGCATCAACTGTGGCCGTGGAAAGAATCAATTGCAGGTCGGGCAGGGATAAGGACAAGCATCCATCTGTTGGTGTGTATTGTTCATGTTCGTCCAATCGAGCCACATGAATGAAAATGGCACTGCCCTTACCGGGTACAATGGGGTGCCTGTTATGACTGGTGACAATTAACAAATCATATAAATGATCTTCCCGCCACAATCGTTCATGGCTGGCAGGATAGGGTAGTTTTACAGGTTGGTTATAATGGGCATCTTTTGGGTCATCACACCATCCATCGTCTGGCTGAATAGCAATAATCGGCAAATAAGTCACAGGCTTGGTCAATTGGTCAGGGCGGTAGTAAACCCCCTCAAAACGAAAACACCCGGTCGGTGTGGCACCATCTCCTTCAGACTTGTCAGCCTTGATGCCTGAGCGACCTAGAACGCATTTGAACCGCTGTCCCTGCCACTCAACCTCATGAGGACTGAGAGTTTTTAAAATCAACCCAGTTTCTCCTGAATTAACTGAACGGTATTCTCCACACCGTACAGCGCGATAAAGGATCCCATGCGCGGACCTTCTTTTTGACCCAACAGAACTTCATACAACGTTCCAAACCAGGCACGAAGGTCCGTGAAGTCATGGCGCTTTCCGACCTCAAAGGCCAAGGCTTGTAAGTCTTCAGCCGAAGCGTTTGCCTGTTTAGAAAGTTCTGCAGCTAAATCTTGTAAGGCTGCCTTCTCATGGGCAGTAGCTGTCCGGTATGCCTTGGTTGGTTTTACGAAGTCTTGATAATACCGAATGGCATGATCAATAAGGCGCGCCAAAAACGGCATAGTTTCAGGGCTGGAATCAGGCAAATAACGTTGCACAAACCCCCACAAAACTTGGGGCGATTCGGCATTACAGACTGAAGCCAGGTTCAACAAAATGTTAAAACTGAGGCCACTTTCACTGGCAGGTGGGTTTCCTTTGTGAACATGGTAGGTTGGGTTATCGATCTGAACCTCAAGGGTTTGTTCTGGATATTTAGCCACCATCGCCAAATAATCATCAACCGCCCGTGGGATCACATCGAAATAAAGACGCTTGGCTTTCCGAGGGGCCTGAAACATGTAATAGGATAGGCTTTCTGTGGGCGCATAAGTCAGCCATTCATCAATGGTCAGGCCATTGCCCTTTGATTTGGAAATCTTTTGACCCTCTTGATCCAGGAACAATTCATAAGTCAAAGTTTCAGGAGGAGCCCCCCCCAACGCACGGCAAATTTGAGTTGATAATTTAACCGAATCAATCAGGTCTTTTCCCGACATTTCATAATCCACCTCAAACGCCCGCCAGCGCATGCCCCAGTCCACCTTCCATTGCAATTTGCAATGACCACCAGTGATCAAAACTTCGACCAGTTGGTTGGTTTCTGGATCGCGGTAAACAACAGTGTCTGATTCGGGGTGAATTTCCACCATAGGAACCTGCAGCACCTGCCCAGTTCGAGAGCAAATGGGCAAAAACGGGCTGTAGGTTGCCCGCCGTTCATCGCGCAGGCTTGGCAGCATAATCGCCATAATTGCATCGTAATGCTGCAGCACAAGCCTTAACGTGGGATCAAATCCCCCACCTTTATACCAATCGCTAGAGCTTTGAAATTCATAAGCAAAACCAAAAGAATCCAAAAACCGGCGCAGCATGGCGTTATTGTGATGGCCAAAACTTTCATATTGACCATACGGGTCGGGCACCATCGTCAATGGCTTGCCCAGGTGTTGGCCCAACATCTGTTGATTGGGGACATTATCAGGGACTTTGCGTAACCCATCCATATCATCAGAAAAACAGAACAATCGGGTTGGGATATCGGATAATTGTTCAAAGGCGTGGCGCACCATCGTTGTGCGGGCAACTTCTCCAAATGTGCCAATATGGGGCAAGCCAGAAGGGCCATAACCGGTCTCTAACAGCACAAAGCCCTTGGCAGGGGGCGCGTTCTCGAACCGTTTTAAAAGCTTTTGCGCCTCCTCAAAAGGCCATGACTTGGCATTTTGGTAATGCGTTGGGTTAAAAGAATTCATATCAATATCCTGTGATCTTTTGTATCAATAAGCTAAGCAAACGTATCAGTTAAGTCAATCACCCCCTTATGTCAGCACCATTATTATCTTTGCGCGAAACCAGCCTATCCTTTGGTGGGCGCCCTTTATTTGAAGATTTAAGCATCCATTTAAGCCAGGGCGATAAAACTTGCCTGGTGGGGCGCAATGGTTGTGGCAAGTCGACCATGTTGAAATTGCTGGCGGGGTTGCTGGAACCCGACAAAGGGGAACGGTTTTTGCAGCCCGGTGTTAGCTTAGAATACTTAGCACAGGACGGTCCTTTGCCAGCCGACCAAACAATCTTAGACTTCATTCAAGAAAAGGCAGAGACATTCAAGGCCGAAGCCATCGTGAATCGCTTGGACCTTGACCCATCACGCGTTATGGCCAATTTATCAGGTGGAGAACGGCGGCGGGTCAGTTTGGCAAAAGCTCTGGTGGCTGAATCTGATATCTTGTTGCTTGATGAGCCCACGAACCACCTGGATTTAGCCACCATTCAGTGGTTAGAGGGGCATTTGCGAGATTTCAAAGGTGCCCTCATTGTCATCAGCCATGACAGAACTTTTTTGGAAACCGTTTCTACCTCGACCTTGTGGTTAGACAGGGGAATCCTTCGTCATCATAAAAAAGGATTTGGGGACTTTGAAAGTTGGTCCGATCAAATATTGGAGGAGGAAGAAAAGCATCTTGATCGTTTGGATAATCGGTTACGGTTAGAAACTGTTTGGCTACACCGGGGCGTGACGGCCCGCCGTAAGCGTAACCAGGGACGCTTAAGACAATTAATGGACCTTCGGGCGCAAAAGAGCGATCGCCTGGGTAATCAAATTGGCAAATCGAAGTCAGTCTCGTTGGATGGAAATTGGGGCAGTAAACTGACCATAGAGGCTAAGGAAGTTACCAAAACCATTGCGGGTCGCACGTTGATCAATAAATTTAGTGCCCGTATTTTAAGGGGGGAGCGGATTGGGATTATTGGCCCCAATGGCGCTGGAAAAACAACCCTGCTAAAAGTGTTGCTGGGAATAACCCCACCTGATGAAGGCCATGTGCGCTTGGGTAAAACCGTAGAACCCATCTATTTTGACCAATTGAGAACAAAGCTTGATCCCCGCTTGACTTTATGGGAAAGCATGTGCCCTCAAGGCGGAGACCAGGTTTTCGTACAGGGAAAACCCCGCCATGTGTTTGGGTATCTAAGAGATTTCTTGTTTGAGGAGAAACAAATCAGAGGCCAGGTCAGCATCCTGTCGGGGGGTGAGAAAAACCGCCTTTGTCTGGCTCAAGCGCTGGCACAACCAGGGAATCTTTTGGTCCTTGACGAGCCGACCAATGATCTTGATATGGATACCCTTGATTTACTAATTGACATGCTTAGCGATTTTGAGGGCACGTTGCTGATTGTAAGCCATGACCGCGATTTTTTGGACAAGCTGACCACCAGTATTATCGCCGTAGAGGGCGAGGGGGTCATTGCTGAGTACATAGGTGGCTACCAAGATTATTTGCGCCAGCGTCCAAATATGAAGGCTAAAACACAAACGGCCCCCAAAGCAAGTGTGGCAGGAAACCCTGAAAAGCCTCAACCCAAGCGGGTTTCATATCACTTAAAAAGAGAATTGGAACAACTGCCAAACCTTATACAACAACTGAACCACCAAATTAATGATTTGGAGAATCAATTGGCCAGTCCTGAGCTTGTCAATAAACCTCACCACGAGATTTCTCTCATAAGCCAACACCTAGAAGAAAAGCGCCAAGCCCTTGACCAAGCCGAGACGCGCTGGCTAGAATTGAGTGAGTTAGTAGAGTAAAGAGTTTTTAAATGATCTTAGATCCCGTCATCTTAGCCCGAATTCAATTCGCTTTTACCATTAGCTTTCACATTATCTTTCCGGCGTTTACCATTGGTTTGGCAAGTTGGCTGACAGTGTTAGAGGGAATGTGGCTAAAGACCGGCAATACGATTTATAAAGACCTGTATCAGATGTGGGTCAAAATTTTCGCCCTGGCCTTTGGTATGGGCGTGGTGTCGGGGGTGGTTCTTTCGTATCAACTTGGCACCAATTGGTCAGGCTTTTCAGACAAAATAGGCAACGTTTTGGGCCCTTTGTTGGGCTTTGAAGTCCTAACGGCATTTTTTCTAGAGGCCTCTTTTTTAGGCATTATGTTATTCGGATGGGGACGGGTCAGCCGGAAAATGCATTTTACAGCCACGCTGATTGTGGCTACGGGCACGATTATCTCAGCCTTTTGGATATTAGCTGCCAACAGCTGGATGCATACCCCCGCAGGTTTTGAGATCCGTGAGGGTAATATTCTTTATCCCACCAATTGGCTAGCTGTCATCTTTAACCCCTCGTTCCCTTATCGATTTTGTCACATGATCACAGCGGCCTATCTGACATCATCCTTTTCAGTGGGTGGCGTTGCCGCGTGGTATTTGTTAAAAAAGAAGCATCTGCCTCATGCCAAAATTATGTTCAGTATGGCTATGATGATGGCTGTTTTTATTCCACCATTACAGGTTGTTTTGGGGGATTTGCATGGTCTTAACACGTTAAAGCATCAACCTGTAAAAGTGGCTGCCATGGAAGGGGCCTGGGAGACGGAAAAGGGTGCCCCTTTGCGATTATTTGGGTGGCCTGACAGTGTGAACGAGAAAACCTTGTACAGCCTTGAAATACCCAAACTGACCAGCCTTATCCTAACGCATTCGTGGGATGGAGAAGTCAAGGGCCTGAAGGCATGGCCCAAAGAAAATCGGCCCCCAGTCGGCATGGTTTTTTGGTGTTTTCGCATTATGGTGGGCATAGGGGGGCTGATGATTTTGACAGGCATTCTTGCTGCTATTTTATTCATGCGCAAAAGATTATTCGATACTCGATGGTTTCAGCGCTGGTGCATTGCTCTGACGCCGGCGGGTTTTATAGCCGTTTTGGCCGGGTGGTTTGTAACGGAAATGGGCCGGCAGCCTTATGTGGTTTATGGAGTCATTCGCACATCAGAGGCGTCATCACCCGTTTTGGGCGAACATATTTTAATATCTTTAATGGCGTTTGTTGCTGTTTACACGTTCGTGTTTGGGGCGGGGGTGTATTATATTTGTCGGTTGGTTCGAAAAGGGCCTATTGCTTCTCAAAAAGACAGCACATACGGCAGTCATGGTTTAGAAAAGCCAGGTCTCGTCTAACCTCTTATTCTTGCTTAATTGTTTTGGACACAAGCTCATAAGCATTATTCAGCAAAGGCTCACCATGTGCGCTTAGAAGATGACGAAACGTTAATGTCTTTAACTTTACAAAATCTGAGAAGTTAACGTTACATGCTTGCTTCCAAACGTTTGATACACTTGCCGTTCCAAAGAAACCTTGTTCTTTATACATTTCTGCTGTCTCAGTACTAAAAAATTGATCGGGGCTTACCCAATTTTTGATGCTGTCACAGGTGATTAGAATCCCACCCTCTTGATCAATATGAAGGATTCCTTCTGGATAATTTGATGTTTCAAAAATAAATAGCGAGCAATTGGTAACTGGCATTTGTCCATTTGGAACCAGTTCAATATCCGTCTGTCGATTGTTGGCGTGCTTCATTTCCTTTAACGCCCATAGTTTTGAATCATAACGATTAAGATAAAACGCATCATCCCTTCCATGAAAGGCTCCAATTCTAATGACGTTTTTGACTTTTCCAAGGGCATCAAGTTCAGCTAATCCTTTATCATCCAACCTTACGGTATTTATAAGTGAAAGGTTGCCGTCATCACGAATGATAATCATATTTCTGCTGTGTTGAAGTTCAACATTATTATGATGCGTTATATTTGTGCCTGTAACAAAGAAAATATTGGGAAATATTTCATTTATCTTACTGTGAGGCCATGCTGGCGAGTACATATATTTTATCTCTTTAAATTAATCAACCTACAGCTTCAACGCCCAATCATCCAGCCGTTTCAACTCGTCTCTTAACCGGGCAGCTTCTTCAAACTCCAAATTGCTGGCGGCTTGTTTCATCTGTTTTTCCAACAATATTTTACGTTTGGCCATTTCCTTAGGTGTTAAGTTTTCGCCCTTCAAATCAACGGTGACATAATCAGCCTCTGCCATACGGGCCAGGGCCGGGGTAATGCCCCTTTGTATTGTGGTTGGCGTAATACCATGTTGAAGATTATAGCTGTGTTGTTTTTCACGACGGCGGTTGGTTTCAGAAAGGGCTGCCTCCATGGAGCCCGTGATGCGATCAGCGTACAAAATAACTTTTCCCTCCACGTTACGGGCGGCCCGGCCAATGGTTTGAATGAGGGAGGTTTTTGATCGTAAAAATCCTTCTTTATCGGCGTCCAGAATCGTCACCAAACCGCATTCGGGAATATCTAGACCTTCCCGCAAAAGGTTGATTCCAACCAATACGTCAAAAATGCCCAGTCGCAAATTTCGAATGATTTCGATACGTTCCAGGGTTTCAATGTCTGAATGCAAATAACGAACCTTCAGGCCAGCTTCGGTTAAATATTCCGTCAACGCCTCTGCCATTTTCTTGGTCAAGGTTGTAACCAGAACACGAAACCCTTTGGCGACGGTCAATTTCGCCTCGTGAATCAAATCGTCCACTTGATGTTCACAGGGGTGAATTTCGCAAACAGGGTCAATCAAGCCGGTTGGGCGAATAATCTGCTCAATAAATACCCCTTCGGTTTGGGTCAATTCCCAGGGGCCTGGGGTGGCTGATACGAAAACAGTTTGGGGGCGCATGGCTTCCCATTCCTCAAACTTTAACGGTCGGTTGTCGGCGCACGATGGCAAGCGAAAGCCATGCTCGCTGAGGGTGGATTTTCTAGCCCTGTCCCCTTTGTACATGCCGCCCAACTGAGGGATGGCAACGTGACTTTCATCCACCATCAAAATGGAATCGGGGGGCAAATATTCAAACAAAGTGGGGGGCGGTTGACCAGGGTCGCGCCCCGTTAGATACCGTGAATAGTTTTCAACGCCAGCGCACGAACCAGTAGCCGCCATCATTTCCAGATCAAATTGGGTGCGTTGTTGCAACCGTTGCGCCTCTAGCAATTTACCGGCAGCCTCAAATTCAGCCAACCGGACCACCAGATCAGCCTGAATGCCTTTAATGGCCTGCTGCATGGTGGGGCCGGGGGTTACATAATGGCTGTTGGCAAAAACCATAATCTGTTCCAGGTCGGTAAACGTCTCGCCTGTCAAAGCGTCCATTTCGATAATCTTTTCCAATTCATCACCAAAGAAGCTAAGGCGCCATGCCCGATCTTGATAGTGGGCAGGGAAAATTTCGACAACGTCGCCCTTAACCCTGAAATTTCCCCGTACAAAGTTGATATCATTTCGTTTGTATTGCAACTCAACCAAGCGGCGTATAAGGGTTTGACGATCAATATTATCACCGACCTTAAGGGGAACAATCATTTCGCTGTAGGTATTCACCCCCCCGATACCATAAATACATGATACGCTGGCGACAATAATCACATCCCGCCGCTCTAACAGGGCACGTGTGGCGGCATGGCGCATCCGGTCAATTTCTTCATTAATTGATGCAGTTTTCTCTATAAAGGTATCGCTGCGCGGGACATAAGCTTCAGGTTGGTAATAGTCGTAGTAAGAGACGAAATACTCAACAGCATTGTTGGGGAAAAAGGATTTCATCTCAGCATGCAGCTGGGCCGCCAAAATTTTATTAGGGGCCAAGATAAGGGCTGGACGCTGGACAGCCTGAATAACGTTCGCCATGGTATACGTTTTACCAGAACCAGTCACCCCTAACAAAACCTGGTTACGGTCCTTTTCTTCTAATCCTTTTATCAGTTTTTCAATAGCCTGCGGTTGATCGCCAGCGGGCTCAAATGGGGACGAAATCTGAAAGGACCTGGATAAGCCGTCGCCGGAATTGTATAACAAGGGGAGAATGGCAGTCATTTTTTATTTTATCGCTTATTCATGCATAATTTTAAGGAAAAATTTCCCAGCATCTTTTATAATGGTTATTATTACCAACTCATCATAACTATTGTAAGGGTTTAATCAATGTTCCTACGTTTTTCTCTCATGTTTTGCTCACTGATCGCTGTTGCTCAGGCAACACAACCAAGTGCATCACCAGCTGCTCTTGGCGTCAACCGTTTTGTACTATCCACAGGCATTGAAAATCGTGAACCGATAAACCCCAAAGAAAACTTTTCAACAGTTGACGGAAAAGTAGTGGCCTTTGCCGATTTGTCAGCATCCGCTGATGAAACCGTGACCTTTATTTGGACACATAACGATAAGGTTCACACACAATGGTCAACCCATGTAGCAGCCAGCCCTCGGTTTCGCACCCACGCCGCTGTTCAGGCTCGTCCAGGCAAATGGTCGGTTAAAGTCCAAGATAGTAAAGGGGCTGTGTTAAAGGAACAAAGTTTTGAAGTTAGCCAGAGTGGCGAACACGTCACCGCAGCAGAACCAGGAAAGCCAGTTTCGGAAGCAACTGCTAAGTTGGCAAAAAAAATTACGAAGGCACCTTCGAAAGGTGTAAAAGAAACCTTAAGTTCCCTGGAACCAAAAAATGAAAAACCAGCCGAACCTGAAAAAAAACCGGTAGCTGAGACAAAGAGCGAAAGCGCAAAATAAGTGTCCTATTGGCTTATAAAGACTGAACCATCAAGTTGGTCTTGGCAGGATCAAAAACGGCAAAAAACAACAGCCTGGGATGGTGTTCGCAACTACCAGGCTTCTAATAATTTAAAAGCTATGTCGATTGGGGATTTGTGTTTTTTTTATCATTCGGTGTCAGATAAAAAGATTATGGGCATTGTCGAAGTGACCAAACTTTATTCTCCTGACCCCAGTGATGAAACGGGGCGCTTTGGAATGGTTGATGTAACTTACAAAGAACCATTTTTGAACCCCATCAGCCTTGAAACAATTAAGCACCATCCCATGCTGCAGCATCTAGCCCTGGTTCGGCAATCAAGACTATCCGTTATGCCTATTGATTCTGACTCATGGGATATTATCTTAAATTTGTCTCAACGGGATTAGATGCTCTGCACATCTCATCATTTGCAAACAAAATTGCCTGGGATAATCTTGTTTTGTCTGTGCCCTTTAGCCTTTTTCATGCCCAGGGTGGCTGTTTCTGTTCTGGCCGTTGGCGGAGCGTTCGGTTGGTTATGTCAGGGGAGTAAACCTCTAGAATTATTTAAAAACCCCATTTCAATTTCTATCATCGTTTTGATCGCATGGGTTTGTCTAAGCAGTTTGTGGTCGCCAATACCTTCAGAAACCTTTCGCCTCAGCGGACGTTTATTGGGTCTGTTATTTTTAGGGATTGGCTGGACAAGTTGGATTCAAGCACGGTCGGATGCTGAGTTGTTAAGCTTGAAACGTTGGTTATTTTATGGGGTTGTTTTTGCTTTAATGCTTATTGCTATGGATGCTTTATTAGGAAATCCATGGCAACAATTCGTTCAAAAAAGTTCAGCCAAGGCCTTTGTTCCCTTGGTATTAATCCTTAGTGTGGCGATTTGGCCATGTAATGATATTAATTATGGATGGCTGAAATCTACCCTTGGGTTTCTATTGGCTGCTAAAATCTTCTTAACCGTTGATTGTGATACGGCTGTAGTCGCGATTATTTGCGGGAGTGTGGCTAGTATCAGTTATAATTTATTTCCTAAGTTTACGGATAAAAGCGTCAGACTTGGAACCCTTTTCCTGATATTGGGACTACCTTGGGCTTTTTCTAGTCTTTTGACTGATTCGGCTATAAAAGATCTTAATCAACAGATACGATCCTTCAGCCATATTCACCGTCTGTATGTTTGGCAATTTGTAAGCCATAAAATTCCAGAAAAAAGTTTGATTGGTCAGGGGGGGGACAGCTCGCGAGCATCCCTAGTAGGGGGAGAACAAAAGACTTGGTCAACAGTGAACGAGGAAGGGAAGGCGGTGCCCATTTTTTCCAAGGCCATTCCCATGCACCCCCATAATTTACCTTTGCAAATTTGGTTGGAACTGGGCTTAGTGGGGGCGTTGATTATGTCAGCCCTCAGTTATTTCCTATTAAGGGGCATCAACCGCTATCCCGTTAACGACGCATCCATTATCGTTGGTTTTTTTACAGCGGCTAGCGTTTCTTTCCTGGTTAATTTGGGATGTTGGCAAAGCTGGTGGTTGGCAACCCTGGCCCTTGTTATGCCGCTTCTGTACCCCTTGGATACCAATCTAAGGAAACCTTGATGCGCCGATATGCTTTTGACCTTTTTCTGCAGCCAAGGCGATTTGTTTTTGACGCTCGCGGAAGTTTCTTTTTTTGTGGTCACTGACCACGTCAACACACCGTGGGCAAGAAACGCCCTTTTCATAAGATTCCGATAACAGATCTTCGGCTGACAAGGGTGACCGACATCCATAACAAAGCGAATGGGTACCTTTGCTCAACGAATGGTCAACAGTCACACGTTGGTCAAAAACAAAGCAGTCGCCTTCCCACAGACTCTCCTGTGCGGGGACAGTCTCTAAATACTTCAAAATTCCGCCCTTAAGGTGGTAAACATTTTCAAAGCCCTGAGCCAGCATGTATGCGGACGCCTTCTCGCATCGGATACCGCCTGTGCAAAACATGGCAACCTTTTTATGTTTTTCAGGATCGAATTCTTTTTTGACAACGCCAGGGAACTGGGTGAAACTTGTCGTGTTTGGATCAACAGCGCCCTTAAAAGTCCCAATTCGAACCTCGTAGTCATTTCGGGTATCAATCAAAATCACGTCAGGGTCTTGAATAAGTTTGTTCCAGTCCTGTGGCGTTACATAGGTTCCAACCTGACGATTGGGATTAATACCTGGAACGCCCAAAGTCACAATCTCTTTTTTGAGCCTTACTTTTAACCGATAAAAGGGACAATTTTCAGACTGGGATTCTTTGTATTCAATTCCGTCAAAGCGGGTATCGTTATCAAACCAACTTTTAAGCGCCTCAATCGCCTGCCTACAGCCAGAAACGGTTCCATTGATCCCCTCCTCAGCTAATAAAAGAGTTCCCTTGATGCCATGACTTTCGCACAAACCTTTTAATACGGGCTGAAGTTGGCGATAGTCCGGCAAGTCGGTGAATTTATAGAGGGCAGCAACGGTAAACATAAGATAATCTTAAAGGTGTGAGGTTGATTTCAAAAAAATACCATACTTGATAAACAGCAACAAGGCTTGCGTCAGCAAGTTTAAAAAGAATGAAGAGCAGACTTTAGGTAATTCCAGCCTGTTATCAAAGTCATTAAGGCTGCTATCCATAGAAAGATTTCCCCGGAAACACTAATAACAACACCAAAACCAGAGGCATCAGTTAAAAGTAAGCAGCCAATAGAAAGCATTTGCAATGCCGTTTTCCATTTTGCCATGAAGCTAACAGGTAAGCTTAGCTTGAGTTCGCCTAGATACTCACGCAGACCAGAAACCATAATTTCACGGCATAATATTACCGTTGCTGGAATTAAGCTGAGTCGTGTTATTCTGTC is a window encoding:
- a CDS encoding L,D-transpeptidase family protein — translated: MILKTLSPHEVEWQGQRFKCVLGRSGIKADKSEGDGATPTGCFRFEGVYYRPDQLTKPVTYLPIIAIQPDDGWCDDPKDAHYNQPVKLPYPASHERLWREDHLYDLLIVTSHNRHPIVPGKGSAIFIHVARLDEHEQYTPTDGCLSLSLPDLQLILSTATVDAVWVV
- a CDS encoding lysine--tRNA ligase; the encoded protein is MNSFNPTHYQNAKSWPFEEAQKLLKRFENAPPAKGFVLLETGYGPSGLPHIGTFGEVARTTMVRHAFEQLSDIPTRLFCFSDDMDGLRKVPDNVPNQQMLGQHLGKPLTMVPDPYGQYESFGHHNNAMLRRFLDSFGFAYEFQSSSDWYKGGGFDPTLRLVLQHYDAIMAIMLPSLRDERRATYSPFLPICSRTGQVLQVPMVEIHPESDTVVYRDPETNQLVEVLITGGHCKLQWKVDWGMRWRAFEVDYEMSGKDLIDSVKLSTQICRALGGAPPETLTYELFLDQEGQKISKSKGNGLTIDEWLTYAPTESLSYYMFQAPRKAKRLYFDVIPRAVDDYLAMVAKYPEQTLEVQIDNPTYHVHKGNPPASESGLSFNILLNLASVCNAESPQVLWGFVQRYLPDSSPETMPFLARLIDHAIRYYQDFVKPTKAYRTATAHEKAALQDLAAELSKQANASAEDLQALAFEVGKRHDFTDLRAWFGTLYEVLLGQKEGPRMGSFIALYGVENTVQLIQEKLG
- a CDS encoding ABC-F family ATP-binding cassette domain-containing protein, with amino-acid sequence MSAPLLSLRETSLSFGGRPLFEDLSIHLSQGDKTCLVGRNGCGKSTMLKLLAGLLEPDKGERFLQPGVSLEYLAQDGPLPADQTILDFIQEKAETFKAEAIVNRLDLDPSRVMANLSGGERRRVSLAKALVAESDILLLDEPTNHLDLATIQWLEGHLRDFKGALIVISHDRTFLETVSTSTLWLDRGILRHHKKGFGDFESWSDQILEEEEKHLDRLDNRLRLETVWLHRGVTARRKRNQGRLRQLMDLRAQKSDRLGNQIGKSKSVSLDGNWGSKLTIEAKEVTKTIAGRTLINKFSARILRGERIGIIGPNGAGKTTLLKVLLGITPPDEGHVRLGKTVEPIYFDQLRTKLDPRLTLWESMCPQGGDQVFVQGKPRHVFGYLRDFLFEEKQIRGQVSILSGGEKNRLCLAQALAQPGNLLVLDEPTNDLDMDTLDLLIDMLSDFEGTLLIVSHDRDFLDKLTTSIIAVEGEGVIAEYIGGYQDYLRQRPNMKAKTQTAPKASVAGNPEKPQPKRVSYHLKRELEQLPNLIQQLNHQINDLENQLASPELVNKPHHEISLISQHLEEKRQALDQAETRWLELSELVE
- a CDS encoding cytochrome ubiquinol oxidase subunit I; protein product: MILDPVILARIQFAFTISFHIIFPAFTIGLASWLTVLEGMWLKTGNTIYKDLYQMWVKIFALAFGMGVVSGVVLSYQLGTNWSGFSDKIGNVLGPLLGFEVLTAFFLEASFLGIMLFGWGRVSRKMHFTATLIVATGTIISAFWILAANSWMHTPAGFEIREGNILYPTNWLAVIFNPSFPYRFCHMITAAYLTSSFSVGGVAAWYLLKKKHLPHAKIMFSMAMMMAVFIPPLQVVLGDLHGLNTLKHQPVKVAAMEGAWETEKGAPLRLFGWPDSVNEKTLYSLEIPKLTSLILTHSWDGEVKGLKAWPKENRPPVGMVFWCFRIMVGIGGLMILTGILAAILFMRKRLFDTRWFQRWCIALTPAGFIAVLAGWFVTEMGRQPYVVYGVIRTSEASSPVLGEHILISLMAFVAVYTFVFGAGVYYICRLVRKGPIASQKDSTYGSHGLEKPGLV
- the uvrB gene encoding excinuclease ABC subunit UvrB, producing MTAILPLLYNSGDGLSRSFQISSPFEPAGDQPQAIEKLIKGLEEKDRNQVLLGVTGSGKTYTMANVIQAVQRPALILAPNKILAAQLHAEMKSFFPNNAVEYFVSYYDYYQPEAYVPRSDTFIEKTASINEEIDRMRHAATRALLERRDVIIVASVSCIYGIGGVNTYSEMIVPLKVGDNIDRQTLIRRLVELQYKRNDINFVRGNFRVKGDVVEIFPAHYQDRAWRLSFFGDELEKIIEMDALTGETFTDLEQIMVFANSHYVTPGPTMQQAIKGIQADLVVRLAEFEAAGKLLEAQRLQQRTQFDLEMMAATGSCAGVENYSRYLTGRDPGQPPPTLFEYLPPDSILMVDESHVAIPQLGGMYKGDRARKSTLSEHGFRLPSCADNRPLKFEEWEAMRPQTVFVSATPGPWELTQTEGVFIEQIIRPTGLIDPVCEIHPCEHQVDDLIHEAKLTVAKGFRVLVTTLTKKMAEALTEYLTEAGLKVRYLHSDIETLERIEIIRNLRLGIFDVLVGINLLREGLDIPECGLVTILDADKEGFLRSKTSLIQTIGRAARNVEGKVILYADRITGSMEAALSETNRRREKQHSYNLQHGITPTTIQRGITPALARMAEADYVTVDLKGENLTPKEMAKRKILLEKQMKQAASNLEFEEAARLRDELKRLDDWALKL
- a CDS encoding DUF2914 domain-containing protein produces the protein MFLRFSLMFCSLIAVAQATQPSASPAALGVNRFVLSTGIENREPINPKENFSTVDGKVVAFADLSASADETVTFIWTHNDKVHTQWSTHVAASPRFRTHAAVQARPGKWSVKVQDSKGAVLKEQSFEVSQSGEHVTAAEPGKPVSEATAKLAKKITKAPSKGVKETLSSLEPKNEKPAEPEKKPVAETKSESAK
- a CDS encoding EVE domain-containing protein, which codes for MSYWLIKTEPSSWSWQDQKRQKTTAWDGVRNYQASNNLKAMSIGDLCFFYHSVSDKKIMGIVEVTKLYSPDPSDETGRFGMVDVTYKEPFLNPISLETIKHHPMLQHLALVRQSRLSVMPIDSDSWDIILNLSQRD
- a CDS encoding O-antigen ligase family protein translates to MLCTSHHLQTKLPGIILFCLCPLAFFMPRVAVSVLAVGGAFGWLCQGSKPLELFKNPISISIIVLIAWVCLSSLWSPIPSETFRLSGRLLGLLFLGIGWTSWIQARSDAELLSLKRWLFYGVVFALMLIAMDALLGNPWQQFVQKSSAKAFVPLVLILSVAIWPCNDINYGWLKSTLGFLLAAKIFLTVDCDTAVVAIICGSVASISYNLFPKFTDKSVRLGTLFLILGLPWAFSSLLTDSAIKDLNQQIRSFSHIHRLYVWQFVSHKIPEKSLIGQGGDSSRASLVGGEQKTWSTVNEEGKAVPIFSKAIPMHPHNLPLQIWLELGLVGALIMSALSYFLLRGINRYPVNDASIIVGFFTAASVSFLVNLGCWQSWWLATLALVMPLLYPLDTNLRKP
- a CDS encoding rhodanese-related sulfurtransferase, with the protein product MFTVAALYKFTDLPDYRQLQPVLKGLCESHGIKGTLLLAEEGINGTVSGCRQAIEALKSWFDNDTRFDGIEYKESQSENCPFYRLKVRLKKEIVTLGVPGINPNRQVGTYVTPQDWNKLIQDPDVILIDTRNDYEVRIGTFKGAVDPNTTSFTQFPGVVKKEFDPEKHKKVAMFCTGGIRCEKASAYMLAQGFENVYHLKGGILKYLETVPAQESLWEGDCFVFDQRVTVDHSLSKGTHSLCYGCRSPLSAEDLLSESYEKGVSCPRCVDVVSDHKKRNFRERQKQIALAAEKGQKHIGASRFP